The genomic region tatttccgaagacattctgagcaaaaaatgtcatataaacatgtgtcctaatctcaatattttcagagttacactaatttgaagttgttagtaaaatacctttcttctttagttttaagggtaaaggaatattacaaatacagaatgaagtattcagaagtatcatttctttaattggttagtattctgaagctaaaaatgtgttgttaattgctttgtacagattttgtttttcaatttttaactaaaaattacatcactcTTAGATaggtacttatcacaaaaattgttacaaatcatatgacttcaggaacttgattctttatagtttaattaagtttgcatcctaatgtaagtcttgaagaatttacaaaagtggcgtgatttgtaataattgtgataaatgcgtaagaaaaatgtaattttgtagttaaaaatcgaagaaaaaaattctgtatgatgcaactatggaattcacaacacatttttagcttcagaataccaggtaattaaagaaatgatactcctgaatggttcaatctttatctgtaatattcttttagccttaaaacccaagaataatggtattttacaacttcaaattagtgtaactctgaaaatattgagattaggatacatgtttatattacattttttgctcagaatgtcttcagaaattagttctgtaagtggcggtaaatctttGTGAATCACCTGTAGAGTGTTGAATGGAAGGTTGGAGGGAAAAATGCCTTTGGGGAGAATGAGACGTAggataatattgtaacttttattttgctTTAACCACCACGCACCCgataacaatgtgacttttatgcttaataattcaccctacaacaataggtattccactcaacacagcaacacaatagtggTGTGGAGAAGTAGGAAGACAGAGAGTAAATACATTATCGTTTAAGAGCCAGAAAATAAACAGTATTGGATTAGAGATTGCAAAAAATGTTTATGGATACTCACCTTAACAGAGTGTTGATTCTCATCTTTATCAAAATGGAGCTCTACCATAGCCATTATTCCATACTTAGGGATCTGTGGATCCCACACTTTGAGAGCTGACAGAAGATTTGTGACAGTGGAATCATGGCCTGCATACATATACATCTTACGGTCTGCAGGACTAAGAGTACTGTCAACTTTTGCTTTCGTGTCACTTAATATCTTCTTCAACAGTAATCCTGGAATGAAACAATGCCATAGGAACTATTTATTACAACTCACAaaaaactgcaatattaagaacttttttttttactggcaAGTACTTAGAACTCAGACATTGAACATAGCATCCTTCTAGAAAGTGAACGCAGAACTACTATGAACATGGGGCAGAGCTAGATGCAGCTGCTATTCTGCAATCAGCCACTCAGATCGCTGCAACGTTACCTACTTAACAACTGCACTAGCTCACTGTGgcgaaactttttttatttatttctttacgtgctcaaaatttattacatatatgattttttttataatgtcaTGAGAAAGAGCTATTTTTATTACAGATGACTGTCCAAATTCCAAGTCTACGATTAGCGGTTAGCAAGATAAGCGCTAGCCTTCAAGctaatatgtataggcctaaacaCAGTGAGCCCTGTTTTGTCAAACCAGTTCTCAATCATAATAAATTCACATCATTGTGGTAGAAAGTATCAGTGAAGACGTGTTCCGAGTTATGTTGAAAGGTTCAGTTTCATAATGTGATTTAGCAAGCCTAGTGCAACTAAACCACATGATAGTGACACTACTCGTAAAGTTTTACATAAGCAGGCGAGAATTATGGTTTCTGATGTGTACAATTTTTTCAAGAAACTGTCAATTACAGAAGTGCGTGATATTACAAATTTCGCCCAAAGTCGGGAATTAACAGCTCAAGCTTGCAGTGTGAGTGTGTATTCTGTAACGGATATTCTTAGAGATGGCAAAGAGTCACTAAATAGTTGTGAACACTTTTAGGTCTCCCGGAAAACATCACACAATGCAGAAGTGTGCAACCAATTTAGATGATTTTCAGAAAGTGTTTTATCCCGAACCATATTTGCTTTGTATGATAAAGGAGGAATTTCCAACAGCCACAAATTGGTTAGCTTACCTCATACACACATATAAAGGCTCTCTTTTCATATTAGCATAGATGGAATTGATATAGATTATCTTCTTCGTCTCAAGGCGCTACAACTTCAAATTGAATGTCTTGGCcttctcaacaattttttttccaggAACTTCTATTCTGTACGACCATCATCCAATCCTTGATTAGCTTCCTCAAATCATTCACAATATCATCTTCCCAGCGGCTTTTCAGTGTACCTACTGTTCTAGTTCCCAGGGGTTTCCATTTATATATACCTATCACTAGCCTCTGGTCTTGCATTCTTTTAACAAGGCCAAACCAACTTAACCTCATAGCCCTGGGttcgctcgtttcactgtcaggcatGCTAATCATTACTGCACAATGATGGACTTGGGTCCACCTACTTTCAACTTTCCTTTTGAAGGATGTTGTGACAACCTTTAGGAGCCATGCAtccattatagtggccagctagtattatggtcatgacaTGATATAattggccggtttgtccaagtattgttagaacacttaacgactgttaaactttcaacagtttgttaaatgcAGTTTTTCCAtatgttcaacaccagtttggcttaacagattcttaaccgtttgttaactttaaatgtaggatttcagtccgttaactcatttaacaaacacttAAACATGGcagataacaccacagctgttcagacaaaagttgtgaaaataatatgttatgcttctctttgaggaatgtttagagtaagggccggtttcaccaagcttcagtaaatcagtccaaatgaaacattaactagtactgaacattaaaatatttacacgagtactgtacgtttatatgtgcgctgtctccgtagacttcaagccgagcagctatatgtgcctcgtcgcgctggttCCGTCATTGCTCTGTGatggagcagtcagtagcgagttggcttgCCGTTTctggggcccgtgttcgattcttggcgataactttttttttattaacgtaactaatttttatacatgttacctttcttcatttttttaattttgtgtagtggaacgaattatttcacaactctggctccactaggagaatttaaaaaactcttaggagatcaattttcttcccgaaataaaacaaagataaacaaacaaattaaaaaaaaataaaagaaatacacatgtggatctaatacattgtccacatgccaccggcgtctatcactgcctggcattttcggggcattgagtcgacaagatcgcggaaatagttctagtccttagcgaaatcttcccaggtggccagaacttgatcccagaactgatctggattttgaggtgggatgtctcgatatttgtcaatcctcctctttttcatgcttttccgtgaaccgtctttgaacgtttatggtggTGTGTGAGGGGTAATTATCctactggaaaattaaatttccatcggaaagaaaacgattataaatttcaagaatccagctctttcgcttctgttttaaagccagtgcaaacaaatcttatcgctagctataatataattgtaataaatgaaagttaatataccaattaagttttgttatgtttgattgCACatgatgtattaatttactaatatttcttaacatttctgaaaaagctcgtaaaagattctcccttctaaaagactagcaggaaagaaatggggatgctctaggaatactttgaacactacatacaaaatatatattattataatgtaccgaagtacatatgatatttccatgcagatattctgcgccatcatacgaagaaagagtaatggaacggagaaaaattctctccggcgccaggatttgaacccgggttttcagctctacgtgctgacgctttatccactaagccacaccggattccaccccggcgtcggaagaatcgtctcagttttaagttccaactcttgggttccctctagtggccgccctctgcactacgtcatagatatctatgaacctaggaccgaagtccacacatgtgctgaggtgcactcgtaatgagtgactagttggccgggatccgacggaataagcgccgtcttaaatcgcgaagtgatttacgcatatcatatatattattataatgtaccgaagtacatatgatatttccatgcagatattctgcgccatcatacgaagaaagagtaatggaacggagaaaaattctctccggcgccgggatttgaacccgagttttcagctctacgtgctgacgctttatccactaagccacaccggattccaccccggcgtcggaagaatcgtctcagttttaagttccaaatcttgggttccctctagtggccgccctctgcactacgtcacttcgtatgacgcagaatatctgcatggaaatataatatgtacttcggtacattataatactatatatgatatgcgtaaatcacttcgcgatttaagacggcgcttattccgtcggatcccggccaactagtcactcattacgagtgcacctcagcacatgtgtggacttcggtcctaggttcatagatatctatgacgtagtgcagagggcggccactagagggaacccaagatttggaacttaaaactgagacgattcttccgacgccggggtggaatctggtgtggcttagtggataaagcgtcagcacgtagagctgaaaacccgggttcaaatcctggcgccggagagaatttttctccgttccattactctttcttcgtatatgacgcagaatatctgcatggaaatatcatatgtacttcggtacattataataatatatatgatatgcgtaaatcacttcgcgaTTTAAGACGgcccttattccgtcggatcccggccaactaatcactcattacgagtgcacctcagcacatgtgtggacttcggtcctagggtcatagatatctatgacgtagtgcagagggcggccactagagggaacccaagagttggaacttaaaactgagacgattcttccgacgccggggtggaatccagtgtggcttagtggataaagcgtcagcaagtagagctgaaaactcgggttcaaatcccggcgcgggagagaatttttctctgttccattactctttcttcgtatgatggcgcagaatatctgcatggaaatatcatatgtacttcggtacattataataatatatatgatatgcgtaaatcacttcgcgatttaagacggcgcttattccgtcggatcccggccaactaatcactcattacgagtgcacctcagcacaagtgtggacttcggtcctaggttcatagatatctatgatgtagtgcagagggcggccactagagggaacccaagagttggaacttaaaactgagacgattcttccgacgccggggtggaatccggtgtggcttagtggataaagcgtcagcacgtagagctgaaaacccgggttcaaatcctggcgccggagagaatttttctccgttccattactctttcttcgtacatacaaaatgtttatacagccagtgctaacatactgcggagaaattttaattacttcacctttcataaacgaaatagaatatgttcaaaaccaagctctcagactcattactggtggaatcaaaacaactccaatagattctatgagattcctcactaatattaacagcatcaaaatgacaatagaagaaaaagcactgattcaatatgaaaaacttattagattaccaggaaacaattggcgttcatacagtcctctctgtagattgaaaactcaaaaaagtttcatatccattgttcaagaattaaaacagaaaatcaatatcccgaatttaaaagaaaacctacaaattaaaccaaagcctttaactctattaaatatggaatataatctaaatttaacagaagaaatactgaaatcagaagtaaacactgaaatactaaaacaattgtctctagagacaattaatattagataccctccacaaaactggcttcatttatacactgacggatccttgatctccagagaacaaggtgcaggtgttatgtgctgtctcttctcactttatagatctcttgggtatggaacaacaagttttgatggagaaatcattgcaataagtgaaagtctcaggaatcttctatgccacatcagtaaatttaaaaatgcagttatattgtcagactccaaagcagctattctatcaatagtgtctaaacacacaccttcgtctcaaacagcagaaataactaaaatgctctctcaattaatatcactcaataaaagaattgtattccaatggataccatcccattgtggaatcctgggaaacgagaatgtggatgctttagcaaagaaggcagcactgctacttacatacttagacttcaacaaacaaaatttgataacacaatcccaagagaaaaaatggaactcttgcatcaaaatccacagttaattctcgatttaccacgaaaatcgtctgtagctgcatttagattggcaacaggccatgattgtttggccaaacacctgcatagaattggaatatatcagtcccctaactgcccaatgtgcaactcaaaccaagaaatggattcggaacacctcaaaatctgtgcttcagtggctggtcatgataatatctttgaaaaatattggagtgcaagaggtcaaatgactttattgtcaaacgcctggcattagaaaacaacaacaactaatatttcttaggtaccggtatgtagttataataatcattttcatgtcttaaaataaaactcagttgtatgttacctagttgactagtttcagctttgtctcagccgtttttatgatattctaaactatgatcagtttcttctaaaattttgagtaccggtaccacgatctttGTGACGcagtatcttttgtgaatttttgtgtcattcaaattttcaaaatgatcggtttttaaatggttaacattatctccatttgactcttaattttcgagcagttccagatataacaattctgcgtcgaaacctTCCGCCATTTCATATtgcaactaataaataattaaaaatttaaagacggaaatttctatcactaattttaatgataattttagtggttcgttaggctaaagatgcttggtgagaaaTAAAAacgatttaatgaaccagtaaataaattaatgaatcattaaaaccttaatgaagctttgtgaaaccggccataagactggtaatatataatttaaaagatattttggaatattaatatagggaagataatctgtGTCATACTGAtgcttatttcgatgctgagctattatccatttaatattgagaaaatgtgcgatctcaacatggcaagaaattgaagtcatatttgaatatcctacaaacagaaataggccacttgttccaattcaccagctactattaactctagattctatgttactggctcttcaactatagccgatgtcaatagtacttcaaaatacgcagtgagtaaataataaaatgtttcagcaacaattgcttctttaggacgaaattacatataatttatacatggacctgaattagagaattttatatgatacggaattctcctcggggttttgtgcacagttgactacacacacattcgtgtaattattgtcacctggtggtcataatgctgagatttttctaaacagaaattcatatttagcattataagatataaccatacttataataataattattattcaatagtagtcaatgcaactttcatttatcaactctctgtactgtatcaatcatggctactgtaacaggttatgattttacacatgtttcatgacttactctacagtacagaatttaaataataatatcagccaataaaaagttgtcttatatatgcaaaatcattaccaactgctgttaagtagttagaatagtattaacgacagttaaagttaagtgttggttattttaaacaaaattatgttgaaaaaacggaaaacatcttaacaaaatgttaaaaataaaccagctgttaatttaacatttgttaagccaaattaaacattacttggaaaaactggccaaatatgttataaattgtatgttatacataaaatacgttgatattctttaattttatataacattaagaacattgcacttgattaaaacaataattttttttgtaatgtttttttttttcttaaaaaaggagcaaaatcatttcaactgcagtcaactgaaaccctaTCAGCTTCCATGCATACCATTATACCGAttgctttacatgggccctccccatcctttaccacaggctcaattgactgcagtggccgagaggcgaacctgcgatcttaggcacgatatgctggccGGACATACCTTGTGCACCTTAAACTGCtcggctaacgaacccaacacgattacccgattatgcaggtatatGAACCCGTGGTTAAGAGTTAGgcatttgcgtgcaatagtgaCATAAGTCTTCCGGCTTCTAAGGGTTAAAAAATCGCGTAGAGATTGAACTCGGATTGAATGATAATTACAAGACTTTGTACACTAAAGTTTCGACtttgttttatcacttttaaacCTCGATCTGTATTATGAGAAGCTAATGTTGGTACCAGTACCTAGTCATTTAGTAATTGGAGTCTCAGTGACtgtacagggagagaaatgacaGCATGAAAATAAAGGaactaactacaaaattatagaataatGTGTATTCGTATCTCATTTATAACTTACCTCCTTTTAACTTTTGTAGTTCATCATTGTACGCATTCAGCACAAAACTGAAAACTGTAAGTGGAATGAGTCTATCTGGATAAATTCCATGTGTCCATTCAGGCAAAGTCAGGTTATAATCCTCCTGAAACAAATTGTAaacaatatacttacttacttacttacaaattgcttttaaggaacccgaaggttcattgccgccctcacataagcccgccatcgatccctatcctgtgcaagattaatccagtctctatcatcacaccccacctccctcaaatccattttaatattatcctcccatctatgtctcggcctccctaaaggtctttttccctccggtctcccaactaacactctatatgcatttctggattcgcccatacgtgctacatgccctgcccatctcaaacgtctggattttaagttcctaattatgttaggtgaagaatacaatgcgtgcagttctgtgttgtgtaactttctccattctcctgtaacttcatcccgcttagccccaaatattttcctaagcaccttattctcaaatacccttaacctatattcacaaccatacagaacaaccggtaatataactgttttataaattctaactttcagatttttggacagcagactggatgataaaagcttctcaaccgaataataacacgcatttcccatatttattcttataattattttaatatttaacaaaGAGGCACTTGCACATAAAGTACCAAATTCTCTCAGTTTATCagtataatagaaataaaagggGCTGGTTGGTTTATTTGCAATGTTTCAGGACAGAATAAACAATATTAAGATTAAAGACAAGGAGGGAGCATTCTCTTAAAATTTAGAGTTGATTATGATATATTAGAAATGATTACAGTACACATATAGCCatttaagtaaatatgtataatataataccacagtctagtatatacagtcacaaagcttgagttgtgagggtgctaggaacaatagactgtgccggtactatttcacattgtctgtaaacAGGcgttattagcgatcctagtggttagcaactatctatggatgcatatttactacgtattgagcttcgtgactgcatatactagactgtaatactatatcgtataatatactagttcaaaaagtttccagaatatatattttttttctccgaaACGAATAATATTATGtggtatatttctgtttctggtATTGGCACCATTCATGGCGTCACTTCCGTAGAAGTTTTATgatcatagtcattgttattgttattgttgtgtgACAACTGGCTGTTGTTGTTTGTGCGATATTTGTTCgttgcatttcagaatatggGATACAGAGCACAAATCTCCTTCAGGGACATTAAGAATGCTTGAAGAAGCTTATgatgaagcagcaatgaaaaaaactcagaTCTGTGTCTGGCATAAACGTTTTTCTGATGGTCGACTGAGTGCTGATCATCTTTGATACTCATTACTGCCTTCATTCTGAAATGGGACAAACGAATATCACACAAACAACAGCCAGTTGTCACACAACAATGATAATGATCATGAAATTTCTACGGATAGAAATAtaccacataacattattcatttcggcacaaaaaatatattccgaAAATTTTTTTAACCAAATATGTATAGAAGTCAAAAGTTTCATTTTTTAGATTATAAAGAATGTTTTTCGTATGCCACCCAGAAAACGAAAGTTCATCTTTTTATTAGTTGCACAGCAAATGATttcattaatgtaggcctatatgtattttaataatagtccaagaaaaTAAGATAGGTACAGAGAGTAATAGCAGTCACAACAAGACAAAGGAACTTAATTCTTACGAAATGCACAAAACGTATGAGACAGTAACGTATGTATTATTTcgtgacattcatttttttgAGACAATCTCCATTACTGTTgatgacatttcactgaaactgcGAATATGACGCAAGTTCTTACCTCAGCTTTGAGAGTGCTGTAGAGTGACTGCACATCATCAGGATCTGTGTAATTCAGCCCTGTTTTTTCAGCCAGAAGGTTGTATAACTCGGTGGCATTATGTGCCACTAGAATATTTTGCACTTCCACACTGGCCTTCACTGCGTCACGTTCGTGGTAATATTTTGGGCACGATGCTGGCAGCAGTAGCTAGTGTCAGAAGCGAAATTAGTATACGTTTTTTCataatactaaatttattatatttgtgctcctttattttattttttgttatatatgCCAATACAGTATTATTAGCTAATGATTGGAGGAAGTTCTTGCGATAGGAAAGTTATACTCACAGAATCTTCAGAACGAGGTTGAAAGGTGTATGGAATGGGTTGCCATTCGAGTGAAGGATTCCATCTTTGTTCAGGTGCCGGGGGCCACAATCCAGCAAGCTCCAGCTGTGCTGACATTTTTGTTCGGTCCACATCAGTTGTTTGGACCTTTATAATACCTGGAGTGTATATATTCCCAAGGAATTCTCCATAGCGAGTTCTGAGGTATTGACCTTGTTGGTACTGTGACAATTTTCCTACCTGAAAGATTAATGTAGTCTTAGTAAGAATATGAAAATTGAAGCTTACTTAGCATTTCATGGAAATTTTGAGCGTTTTATTACTACAACATACCAAACTGCTATATCACTGAAAAATGAGgatgtattataattatagtactaattttcactttatcataacagaaagtattgtgatgctgcaaaaaatcAATTTCGAGATTTTCGCGGAAATAACAAGGTTTTAGCATTCctgatattgaaaaaaatatatatagtggtTTTGGTGTTGCTTTCTGTCTGGTATTGTGACTTATTCTATTAGTTGGATTTTTTAAATgctgaatgttttttatttagtttattttacgacgctttatcaactgctgtggttatctagcgtctcagtgatatgaaggtgataatgctagcgaaatgagtccaggggccagtgccgaaagttacccagcatttgcttaatgagttgagggaaaaccctgaaaaaaacctcatccaggtaacttttcccaaccagaaTAACGCtgattaacaaattattattcgaGGGTCATTAGTATGAAAAGGACAGATTTTCTTATAACACTAAGGCAACTCAGTCTTTGGATGCTAATAACTTAAAGCCTATGACATATTTATAGAGACATGTTAcatgtaaatgaaagaataaagacTAATCTATCCGAAAATAATGTTTGTACATTGTTTCAACAATCACTCAAAAACATAATACTTCTGATTTTACAGTTTCAATGCTACGGCTAAACTGTAAAAGATGGATCTggataactattgtgaatgcttacatttaaatacatttattttaacattatttccgttctcgtttccggtttattttgAACCAGCCTGTGGCGCACTCGTTCAGTTGAGATACGCATAACCCAgattataatctcgtaagcaacggtccacactctctcgaccatgtttaaatagtgccggccattttttcacagtcgaaaaTACTACAGTGGATTCCTTCAGTGTAGcatccatgtctgctttaatttctgttggactcattcccttgtttacgaaatatttaatgacaataCGAAGCTCGATATTTTGCATTTTTGCTAATTTGTTACTAGACAAAATGTAGTCAATAGAAATTTATGATTTTTCGTtcttgaactaatgtaaaatggccgATAATGGTTTTAACGGCACTGTTGGCCCGTTTTAAATACCATCTATGTGTCAATTCGCGAACCAAACGTAGGACTCTACTcacaagaggagtagaatatttctactcctcttgtcTACTCATGATACACTAATTTTTTTGGTTTGATTTTCAACAGCATTGTAGCTCTTTGCGC from Periplaneta americana isolate PAMFEO1 chromosome 15, P.americana_PAMFEO1_priV1, whole genome shotgun sequence harbors:
- the LOC138715157 gene encoding venom acid phosphatase Acph-1-like — translated: MSWLSFALGTWVLCNLQLIAAESELQLIHVVFRHGERTPSDTYPEDPYFNFTFEPVGWGQLTNVGKLSQYQQGQYLRTRYGEFLGNIYTPGIIKVQTTDVDRTKMSAQLELAGLWPPAPEQRWNPSLEWQPIPYTFQPRSEDSLLLPASCPKYYHERDAVKASVEVQNILVAHNATELYNLLAEKTGLNYTDPDDVQSLYSTLKAEEDYNLTLPEWTHGIYPDRLIPLTVFSFVLNAYNDELQKLKGGLLLKKILSDTKAKVDSTLSPADRKMYMYAGHDSTVTNLLSALKVWDPQIPKYGIMAMVELHFDKDENQHSVKVFLRNSTHHEPYLLTVPGCNSACPLDMLITLTTSVTSQDWKKNCVVDDPNYLPPGEAPP